The following are encoded together in the Glycine soja cultivar W05 chromosome 5, ASM419377v2, whole genome shotgun sequence genome:
- the LOC114412192 gene encoding transcription factor KUA1-like has product MTRRCSHCSHNGHNSRTCPNRGVKLFGVRLTDGSIRKSASMGNLTHYAGSGSAPLHVGLNNPGSPGETPDHAAAAADGYASEDFVPGSSSSSRERKKGVPWTEEEHRMFLLGLQKLGKGDWRGIARNYVISRTPTQVASHAQKYFIRQSNVSRRKRRSSLFDIVADEAADTAMVQQDFLSANELPTETEGNNPLPAPPPLDEECESMDSTNSNDGEPAPSKPENTHPSYPMLYPAYYSPVFPFPLPYWSGYSPEPTKKEETHEVLKPTAVHSKSPINVDELVGISKLSLGESIGDSGPSTLSRKLIEEGPSRQSAFHATPTCGDMNGSAIHAV; this is encoded by the exons ATGACGCGGCGTTGCTCGCATTGCAGCCACAATGGGCACAACTCCAGAACCTGCCCTAACCGCGGGGTTAAGCTCTTCGGGGTCCGATTAACCGACGGGTCGATCCGGAAGAGCGCCAGCATGGGCAACCTAACCCACTACGCTGGTTCCGGGTCGGCCCCGCTCCATGTCGGGTTGAATAACCCGGGTTCACCCGGGGAGACGCCCGATcacgccgccgccgccgccgacGGCTACGCCTCCGAGGACTTCGTTCCCGGGTCTTCTTCTAGCTCCCGTGAAAGAAAGAAGG GTGTTCCATGGACTGAGGAGGAACATAGAATGTTTTTGCTCGGATTGCAGAAGCTGGGCAAAGGTGATTGGCGTGGAATTGCAAGGAACTATGTTATATCAAGGACGCCTACTCAAGTGGCCAGCCATGCTCAGAAATATTTCATCAGGCAAAGCAATGTGTCCAGGCGAAAAAGACGGTCCAGCTTGTTTGATATTGTTGCAGATGAA GCAGCTGACACTGCAATGGTACAGCAAGACTTCTTGTCTGCTAATGAGTTACCAACTGAAACAGAAGGCAATAACCCCTTGCCTGCTCCTCCTCCCCTCGATGAAGAGTGTGAATCAATGGATTCCACAAACTCAAATGATGGAGAGCCTGCCCCATCAAAGCCAGAAAACACACATCCATCTTATCCTATGTTATATCCTGCGTATTATTCTCCAGTGTTCCCGTTTCCTCTGCCCTATTGGTCAGGATACAGTCCAGAGCCCACCAAGAAGGAGGAAACACATGAAGTGCTGAAACCAACTGCAGTACATTCTAAAAGCCCTATCAATGTTGATGAACTGGTTGGCATATCAAAACTGAGTTTAGGGGAGTCTATTGGTGACTCGGGTCCCTCCACCCTGTCTCGAAAACTTATTGAAGAAGGACCCTCTAGACAATCAGCTTTTCATGCAACACCAACATGTGGTGATATGAATGGCAGTGCCATCCATGCAGTTTAA
- the LOC114412191 gene encoding peroxisomal acyl-coenzyme A oxidase 1-like, producing the protein MEGMVDHLAFERNNSQFDVDEMKIVWAGSRHAFEVSDKMARLVASDPAFRKDDRVVLDRKALFKNTLRKAAYAWKRIIELRLSEEEAAMLRSFVDQPAFTDLHWGMFVPAIKGQGTEEQQKKWLPLAHKMQIIGCYAQTELGHGSNVQGLETTATFDPRTDEFVIHSPTLTSSKWWPGGLGKVSTHAVVYARLITDGQDHGVHGFIVQLRSLDDHLPLPGITVGDIGMKFGNGAYNSMDNGMLRFDHVRIPRNQMLMRVSQVTREGKYVQSSVPRQLVYGTMVYVRQTIVSDASVALSRAVCIATRYSAVRRQFGSKEGGLETQVIDYKTQQARLFPLLASAYAFRFVGEWLKWLYMDVMKRLQASDFSTLPEAHACTAGLKSLTTSATADGIEECRKLCGGHGYLCSSGLPELFAVYIPTCTYEGDNTVLLLQVARHLIKTISQLGSRNKPVGTTSYIGRVEQLMQYRSDVQKVEDWLKPNAVLGAFEARAAKKVVACAQNLSKFTNPEEGFQELSVDLVEAAVAHCQLIVVSKFIEKLQQDIPGKGVKQQLELLCSIYALFLLHKHLGDFLATGCITPKQGSLANELLRSLYSQVRPNAIALVDAFNYTDHYLGSVLGRYDGDVYPKLYEEAWKDPLNDSVVPDGFQEYIRPMLKQQLRNARL; encoded by the exons ATGGAAGGCATGGTTGATCACCTGGCTTTCGAGCGGAACAATTCGCAGTTCGATGTCGACGAGATGAAGATCGTTTGGGCCGGTTCTCGTCACGCTTTTGAAGTATCTGACAAAATGGCTCGCCTCGTTGCCAGCGATCCG GCATTCAGAAAGGATGATAGAGTTGTGCTTGATAGGAAGGCTTTATTTAAGAACACTTTGAGGAAAGCAGCTTATGCATGGAAAAGGATTATTGAGCTCCGTCTCAGTG AAGAGGAAGCTGCTATGCTCAGATCCTTTGTGGACCAACCTGCTTTTACGGATCTACATTGG GGAATGTTTGTTCCTGCTATCAAAGGACAAGGAACTGAGGAACAGCAGAAGAAGTGGTTGCCTTTGGCTCATAAGATGCAAATAATTGGTTGTTATGCCCAAACTGAACTTGGCCATGGATCTAATGTTCAAGGGCTTGAAACAACTGCAACCTTTGATCCCAGAACAGACGAGTTTGTAATTCATAGCCCCACATTGACTTCAAGCAAA TGGTGGCCTGGTGGATTGGGTAAAGTGTCAACACATGCCGTGGTTTATGCCCGACTAATTACTGATGGCCAAGATCATGGAGTGCATG GTTTCATTGTCCAGCTGCGGAGCCTGGATGATCACTTACCTCTTCCAGGCATAACTGTTGGTGATATTGGAATGAAATTTGGAAATGGAGCATATAACTCCATGGATAATGGGATGCTAAGGTTTGACCATGTACGGATTCCAagaaatcaaatgttaatgAG GGTTTCACAGGTAACAAGGGAAGGAAAATATGTACAATCCAGTGTTCCACGACAATTAGTCTATGGTACTATGGTATATGTAAGACAAACAATTGTATCTGATGCGTCAGTTGCTTTGTCGCGAGCAGTTTGCATTGCTACAAGATATAGTGCTGTTCGAAGACAGTTTGGGTCAAAAGAGGGAGGTCTTGAGACACAG gtGATTGATTATAAAACGCAGCAAGCTAGGCTCTTCCCTTTGTTAGCTTCTGCCTATGCCTTCAGATTTGTTGGTGAATGGTTGAAATGGCTTTATATGGATGTGATGAAAAGATTGCAAGCCAGTGATTTTTCAACCTTACCTGAGGCTCATGCGTGCACTGCAGGGTTGAAGTCCTTGACTACTTCAGCAACTGCT GATGGAATTGAGGAATGCCGCAAACTATGTGGTGGCCATGGTTACCTTTGCAGCAGTGGTCTCCCTGAGTTATTTGCAGTCTACATTCCTACCTGCACATATGAAGGAGACAACACTGTGCTGCTTTTACag GTGGCTAGGCATCTCATCAAGACTATTTCTCAGTTGGGCTCCAGAAACAAGCCTGTTGGTACAACATCTTACATTGGACGAGTGGAACAGCTTATGCAATATCGTTCTGATGTTCAGAAAG TGGAGGATTGGCTGAAGCCTAATGCAGTGTTGGGAGCATTTGAAGCTAGGGCTGCTAAGAAGGTGGTTGCTTGTGCTCAAAATCTCAGCAAGTTTACCAATCCCGAAGAAG GTTTCCAAGAACTCTCAGTCGATCTAGTTGAGGCAGCTGTTGCTCATTGCCAGTTAATTGTTGTTTCCAA ATTTATTGAGAAGTTGCAGCAAGATATCCCTGGAAAGGGAGTGAAACAGCAATTAGAACTTCTTTGTAGCATTTacgctttgtttcttcttcacaAGCATTTGGGTGATTTTCTTGCAACTGGCTGCATCACTCCCAAACAGGGTTCCCTTGCAAATGAGCTGCTGAGGTCCTTGTATTCACAG GTTCGTCCTAATGCAATTGCACTTGTTGATGCGTTTAACTACACTGATCACTACCTTGGTTCGGTTCTTGGTCGCTATGATGGAGATGTGTATCCAAAGCTGTACGAGGAGGCATGGAAGGATCCATTGAATGATTCAGTTGTGCCAGATGGCTTCCAAGAATATATTCGACCAATGCTAAAGCAACAACTTCGTAATGCTAGActctaa